From Brienomyrus brachyistius isolate T26 chromosome 18, BBRACH_0.4, whole genome shotgun sequence, one genomic window encodes:
- the nalf2 gene encoding NALCN channel auxiliary factor 2 isoform X2, giving the protein MAYKAWLCSEYFSATQSQCYHRIPCQQYCLEVQASCPFVLPDNGHLVYGGLSSFICTGLLAKQVGSVGPECCDVRWSDYRSAMQAACGGSLAPRRTSQPASAAARLHGNRVRLCVLVLILLHTVVTFSTVTNHSGVSLEALASMEDNSAREE; this is encoded by the exons ATGGCCTACAAAGCCTGGTTATGTTCAGAATATTTCAGTGCCACCCAGAGCCAGTGCTACCACAGGATTCCCTGCCAGCAATATTGCCTGGAGGTCCAAGCCAGCTGCCCCTTTGTGCTGCCTGACAATGGGCATCTGGTTTATGGGGGATTATCCAGTTTCATCTGTACAG GGCTACTAGCAAAGCAGGTAGGCAGCGTAGGGCCGGAGTGCTGCGACGTGCGGTGGAGCGACTACCGCTCGGCGATGCAGGCGGCCTGCGGCGGCTCCTTGGCACCCAGACGCACCTCTCAGCCAGCATCAGCAGCTGCGCGGCTCCACGGCAACCGCGTCAGGCTGTGCGTGCTGGTGCTCATCCTGCTGCACACCGTCGTCACCTTTTCTACCGTCACCAACCACAGTGGCGTCAGCTTGGAGGCCTTGGCTTCCATGGAGGACAACTCAGCCCGAGAGGAGTGA